One Spiroplasma sp. NBRC 100390 DNA window includes the following coding sequences:
- a CDS encoding lipoprotein: MKKLLSLLTTFSLSAAVGVNVVGCKTNDFGDFPGNNQVAKTAAPAVINAVNNFLMYNVLYIKGTSAADNKFYYNYQNILQNQWERYPSLEEPSLNPWTNNDEGTTAVNSLAVALYTITLLGNSKDKPSGVNGAVARIMPNKDGTLFQTAQNLVPTSDFIDAAMYKKATVSPAAKKMLMGYYQISGKAKIHEYGYSMLPDLSAVDFGWLKKDFFTTDDSEPDIAKVVIAELDKESNIKIDPAEVELVVKTRPSGGTAGGKLAVGTYELTLEAKKGAKTIQGLGNFKVDVVDKANFKFNLETIPTKYFSVDLTVDNKVSDLKAAVKSYVEAFVAPAVNKTEIEYTVENETDDTKALAVKPYKVITSAKSGATTVDKKLEIIIGILNKPVVNLDLTKFSNKIPAPSFLNSNYKEDDLETAVKAAVLKWMPREYRNGVTLDTTIDVRPAGGSVGGNLVEGKYTVTITPSGGKVTGTYKMNIQVMKFTTNETIDIYWAGVDIPVANITNG, translated from the coding sequence ATGAAAAAATTATTATCATTATTAACAACTTTTTCATTATCAGCAGCAGTTGGAGTTAATGTTGTTGGTTGTAAAACAAATGATTTTGGTGATTTTCCTGGTAATAATCAAGTTGCTAAGACAGCGGCGCCAGCAGTCATTAATGCTGTTAATAACTTTTTAATGTATAATGTTTTATATATTAAAGGTACTTCTGCTGCCGACAATAAGTTTTATTATAATTATCAAAATATTCTTCAGAACCAATGAGAACGCTATCCTTCCTTAGAAGAACCTTCATTAAATCCATGAACAAACAATGATGAAGGGACAACGGCTGTTAATTCGCTAGCGGTAGCGTTATATACGATTACTTTATTAGGAAATAGTAAGGATAAACCTTCCGGAGTTAATGGTGCTGTTGCTAGAATTATGCCTAATAAAGATGGAACATTATTTCAAACCGCACAAAATTTAGTGCCAACATCAGATTTTATTGATGCTGCAATGTATAAAAAAGCAACAGTTAGTCCTGCTGCAAAGAAAATGCTAATGGGTTACTATCAAATTAGTGGAAAAGCAAAAATTCATGAGTATGGTTATTCAATGCTACCTGATTTAAGTGCTGTTGATTTTGGTTGACTTAAAAAAGATTTTTTTACAACTGATGATAGTGAACCAGATATTGCAAAAGTTGTTATTGCTGAATTAGATAAGGAAAGTAATATTAAAATTGATCCTGCTGAAGTTGAGTTAGTTGTTAAAACGAGACCAAGTGGTGGAACTGCTGGGGGAAAATTAGCGGTGGGAACTTATGAACTTACTTTGGAAGCAAAAAAAGGGGCTAAAACAATTCAAGGATTAGGTAACTTTAAAGTTGATGTTGTTGATAAAGCTAATTTTAAATTTAATTTAGAAACAATTCCAACAAAATATTTTTCAGTTGATTTAACTGTTGACAATAAAGTTAGTGATTTAAAAGCGGCAGTTAAAAGTTATGTTGAAGCATTTGTTGCACCAGCAGTTAATAAAACCGAAATTGAATATACTGTTGAAAATGAAACTGATGATACAAAGGCATTGGCAGTAAAACCATATAAAGTTATTACGTCAGCAAAAAGTGGAGCTACAACAGTTGATAAAAAATTAGAAATTATAATTGGAATTTTAAATAAGCCAGTTGTTAACTTAGACTTAACAAAATTTTCAAATAAAATTCCAGCACCGTCGTTTTTAAATAGTAATTATAAAGAAGACGACTTGGAAACAGCAGTTAAGGCAGCTGTTTTAAAATGAATGCCACGCGAATATCGTAATGGTGTTACTTTAGATACAACAATTGATGTACGACCAGCTGGTGGGAGTGTTGGTGGTAATTTAGTTGAAGGAAAATATACAGTAACAATTACCCCAAGTGGTGGTAAAGTTACAGGAACTTATAAAATGAATATTCAAGTTATGAAATTTACAACTAATGAAACAATTGATATTTATTGAGCAGGAGTTGATATTCCGGTTGCTAATATTACGAATGGATAA
- a CDS encoding ABC transporter: MDKDIEKDLGENTDPNDSSDQNKIVDPESEKKQTTDNIKYGRATFGGIFKTELYNSIARDKKQLLRFLLICFMSFLYGIICITGVWDPVANISKVPMAIVNRDDATCVAYVNSKGGTEFIDNAIKVGYLEAKSSEECNGQASKWYQSEGFDPNKYELNYRYSSLVDSVITNNNKYDENSKTLTTSIGDIATTIRYLKESETNFAPNSKYWVQLKIPTDYSLNTYKLMRGLAQIGESNFTDDDENDFFKTMDYFSANKMEFWATYEHSFMIGNMMNMLQAGFGSLASSILATLAPETMFWLASRQDHGESSNGGGSSHFGEYYIIPKNMYNFIMAVVQNISTYDCDGTVCSGPKPNEPSNLYKALQHLKQNNPKLYESVNKMFGHIKNDVMISVGGMIELKMADILPLAFQIMFPDLGSPKDNDPRWEQRVYFSDYKTKLLSVTQYFLNNVSKSTSVNKHIQGYEFGTYGYGLGLYFISISLWIGAITQTFIYRKKSYTPNAKWYQHYFSKWFTMLITSYAQTLLLFLGLLAVGYGKLGSPIVYMLMWMIVTATVLTTITQALWYSMPDDNVGRFLSIIYTVFNLTAGGGSFPVILQNGFFQAISYIVPFKYTIFGMSNIVYGIASNEGIVSMYNNEILGCFGALMVFLVVFLGIGLGTAYIYRRIEMFGTFSLKEIYETMDNIDATKEFVRSRRVINNLSVEYALLIKEYIDEKHREQKIKDLEDKINSLYKDPAVVRIKKLEAMLEVYRNRFEIIKQKYVILVQKAEITNDSYDIRKSQKLKEKLETLGEKIKAARKEIEMLKTNPNYERILKLREQFDNLKDKYTFAAQTISDNSSRLKLRKVYTLRQQLAYLQKKIDELNSNTKKTVFDNPRDKKINKLIVQYNLEKEHLNHLKQTKPESRVIAICQEKLLILANDIKDLEANKTQVNHHIEDRIVKLKRQLEELNAEKDKNYKLSKITKDEIYNIKIHKINTKITDINHEIENLEGELRSIIEQQKDKITNKFKFAKYNAELVKLKTNYVYDDNREGID, translated from the coding sequence ATGGATAAAGATATTGAAAAAGATCTTGGTGAAAATACTGATCCAAACGATTCGTCTGATCAGAATAAAATTGTTGATCCTGAATCTGAGAAAAAACAAACTACGGATAACATTAAATATGGACGCGCAACATTTGGGGGAATTTTTAAGACAGAATTATATAATTCTATTGCCCGCGATAAAAAACAGTTGCTACGATTTTTATTAATTTGTTTTATGTCTTTTTTGTATGGAATTATTTGTATTACTGGAGTTTGAGATCCAGTTGCTAATATTTCAAAAGTACCAATGGCGATTGTAAACCGTGATGATGCAACTTGTGTTGCTTATGTCAATAGTAAAGGTGGAACTGAATTTATTGATAATGCAATTAAAGTTGGTTATTTGGAAGCAAAAAGTTCAGAAGAATGTAATGGACAAGCAAGTAAATGATACCAAAGTGAAGGATTCGATCCAAATAAATATGAACTTAATTATCGTTATTCTTCATTGGTTGATAGTGTTATTACTAATAATAACAAATATGATGAAAATTCAAAAACTTTAACAACATCAATCGGTGACATTGCAACAACAATTAGATATTTAAAAGAATCAGAAACTAATTTTGCACCAAATAGTAAATACTGAGTACAATTAAAAATTCCAACTGACTATTCTTTAAATACTTATAAATTAATGCGAGGATTAGCTCAAATTGGTGAATCAAATTTCACTGATGATGATGAGAATGATTTCTTTAAAACAATGGATTATTTCAGTGCAAATAAAATGGAATTTTGAGCAACATATGAACATAGTTTTATGATTGGAAATATGATGAATATGTTACAAGCCGGTTTTGGGAGTTTAGCAAGTAGTATTTTAGCAACATTAGCACCAGAAACAATGTTTTGATTAGCATCACGTCAAGATCATGGTGAAAGTTCAAACGGTGGTGGTAGTTCACATTTTGGTGAATACTATATTATTCCAAAAAATATGTATAATTTTATAATGGCTGTTGTTCAAAATATTAGTACATATGATTGTGATGGGACAGTATGTTCTGGACCAAAACCAAATGAGCCATCAAACTTATATAAAGCATTACAACATTTAAAACAAAATAATCCTAAATTATATGAGTCTGTTAACAAAATGTTTGGTCATATTAAAAATGATGTTATGATTTCTGTTGGTGGAATGATTGAATTAAAAATGGCAGATATTTTGCCACTTGCTTTTCAAATTATGTTTCCTGATTTAGGAAGTCCAAAGGATAATGATCCAAGATGAGAGCAACGTGTTTATTTCTCAGATTATAAAACAAAATTATTATCTGTAACGCAATATTTTTTAAATAATGTATCAAAATCAACTAGTGTTAATAAACATATCCAAGGTTATGAATTTGGAACTTATGGATATGGATTAGGATTATATTTTATTTCAATTTCATTATGAATTGGAGCTATTACGCAAACATTTATTTATCGTAAAAAAAGTTATACGCCTAATGCAAAATGATATCAACACTATTTTTCAAAATGATTTACAATGCTAATAACTTCCTATGCCCAAACGCTATTGTTATTCTTAGGATTACTAGCCGTTGGTTATGGAAAATTAGGATCACCAATTGTTTATATGCTGATGTGGATGATTGTCACCGCGACCGTTTTAACAACGATAACCCAGGCGCTCTGATACTCAATGCCAGATGATAATGTCGGACGATTCTTATCTATTATCTATACTGTCTTTAATTTAACAGCTGGAGGAGGAAGTTTCCCAGTTATTTTACAAAATGGCTTTTTCCAAGCAATTAGTTATATTGTTCCATTTAAATATACAATTTTTGGAATGAGTAATATTGTTTATGGAATTGCATCTAACGAGGGAATTGTTAGTATGTACAACAATGAAATTTTAGGATGTTTTGGAGCGTTAATGGTCTTCTTAGTGGTCTTTTTAGGAATTGGTTTAGGAACAGCATACATTTATCGTCGAATTGAAATGTTTGGAACATTTAGTTTAAAAGAAATTTATGAAACAATGGATAATATTGATGCAACAAAAGAATTTGTTAGAAGTCGTCGTGTTATTAATAATTTAAGTGTAGAATATGCTTTATTAATTAAAGAATATATTGATGAAAAACATCGTGAACAAAAAATTAAAGATTTAGAAGATAAAATTAATTCATTGTATAAAGATCCTGCTGTTGTTCGAATTAAAAAATTAGAAGCAATGCTTGAAGTGTATCGAAATCGTTTTGAAATAATTAAGCAAAAATATGTTATTTTAGTTCAAAAAGCTGAAATTACAAATGATAGTTATGATATTCGTAAGTCACAAAAATTAAAAGAAAAATTAGAAACTTTAGGTGAAAAGATTAAAGCAGCACGAAAAGAAATTGAAATGCTGAAAACTAATCCAAACTATGAACGTATTTTAAAATTACGTGAGCAATTTGATAATTTAAAAGACAAATATACTTTTGCGGCACAAACAATTAGTGATAATAGTTCAAGACTAAAATTAAGAAAAGTATATACTTTACGACAACAATTAGCATATCTACAAAAGAAAATTGATGAGTTAAACAGTAATACAAAGAAAACAGTTTTTGATAATCCACGCGATAAAAAAATTAATAAATTAATTGTTCAATATAATTTAGAAAAAGAACACTTAAATCATTTAAAACAAACAAAACCAGAATCAAGAGTAATTGCAATTTGTCAAGAAAAATTATTAATATTAGCAAATGATATTAAAGATTTAGAGGCAAATAAAACACAAGTTAATCATCATATTGAAGACCGTATTGTTAAATTAAAACGTCAGTTAGAAGAATTAAATGCGGAAAAAGATAAAAATTATAAGTTATCAAAAATTACAAAAGATGAAATATACAATATTAAGATTCATAAAATTAATACTAAAATTACGGATATTAATCATGAAATTGAAAATCTAGAAGGTGAATTGCGTTCAATTATTGAACAGCAAAAAGATAAAATTACTAATAAATTTAAATTTGCAAAATATAATGCGGAATTAGTTAAATTAAAAACAAATTATGTTTATGATGATAACCGCGAAGGAATAGATTAG
- the uvrB gene encoding excinuclease ABC subunit UvrB has translation MFKLTANYLPAGDQPLAIEQLTTNLFANKKHQVLLGATGTGKTFTMANVIENYQKPTLVMAHNKTLAMQLYVELKEMFPENRVEYFVSNFDFYQPEAYVPSKDLYIDKDARQNMELDMMRLSAFNALTTRKDVIVVASVAAIYGAQDPDEYKKSFFQVDRNQKISKKDLANFLVSSGYVRNDIELVPGSFSAKGDVIKIVPGWNIKTFIRIDLFGDEIEDLAYIDGLTGDVTQRLSTLTIFPAQDYITSPERLEEAIKRIEAELKVRLVELEQEGKLIETQRLKQRTEYDLDSLRESGLCSGIENYSRHLDLRNEGEAPYTLIDFFGDDFLTIIDESHMSLPQIRAMYNTDRSRKETLVNFGFRLKSAQDNRPLNFDEFNQKLKNVIYVSATPGDYELELVDQKVVEQIIRPTGLLDPTVEVKGTVGQIDDIIAQIKSRREKNERVFITTLTIRMSEDLTSYLQEQNVKVAYLHSELKTLERSQILLDLRKGVYDCIVGVNLIREGIDIPEVSLICILDADKQGFLRNERSLIQTIGRAARNASGHVILYADNVSDAMTKAMAETTRRRQIQEEYNRKYHITPTTIIKSIRDYTNIKLHDDKLQKIKNKKSKEYKTAKEALLYDLRKEMYEASKKLDFERAAELRDIIIEIEAE, from the coding sequence ATGTTTAAATTAACAGCTAATTATTTGCCTGCGGGTGATCAACCATTAGCAATTGAACAATTAACAACAAATTTATTTGCAAATAAAAAACATCAAGTTTTATTAGGAGCAACTGGGACTGGAAAAACTTTTACGATGGCAAATGTTATTGAAAATTATCAAAAGCCAACATTAGTAATGGCTCACAACAAGACATTGGCAATGCAATTATATGTTGAGTTAAAAGAAATGTTTCCGGAAAACCGAGTGGAATATTTTGTTTCAAACTTTGACTTTTATCAACCAGAAGCATATGTTCCCAGCAAAGATTTATATATTGATAAGGATGCACGACAAAATATGGAATTAGATATGATGCGTTTGAGTGCTTTTAATGCTTTGACAACGCGTAAAGATGTAATTGTTGTTGCTTCGGTTGCCGCAATTTATGGAGCACAAGATCCTGATGAATATAAAAAATCTTTTTTTCAAGTTGATCGAAACCAAAAAATTAGTAAAAAAGATTTAGCAAATTTTTTAGTATCATCAGGATATGTTCGCAATGATATTGAATTAGTTCCAGGGAGTTTTAGTGCAAAAGGAGATGTTATTAAAATTGTTCCAGGATGAAATATTAAAACTTTTATTCGCATTGATTTATTTGGTGATGAGATTGAAGACTTGGCGTATATTGATGGGCTAACTGGAGATGTGACACAGCGGTTATCAACCTTAACAATTTTCCCAGCACAAGATTATATTACTTCACCAGAACGGTTAGAAGAAGCAATCAAACGGATTGAAGCAGAATTAAAAGTTCGTTTAGTAGAATTAGAACAGGAAGGAAAACTTATTGAGACCCAACGATTAAAACAACGAACAGAATATGATTTGGATTCATTACGAGAAAGTGGCCTTTGTTCTGGGATTGAAAATTATTCACGACATTTAGATTTACGAAATGAAGGAGAAGCTCCATATACTTTAATTGATTTTTTTGGTGATGATTTTTTAACAATTATTGATGAATCCCATATGTCATTACCACAAATTCGGGCAATGTATAATACTGATCGCAGTCGGAAAGAAACATTGGTTAATTTTGGATTTCGGTTAAAGAGTGCACAAGATAATCGCCCGTTAAATTTTGATGAATTTAATCAAAAATTAAAGAATGTCATTTATGTTTCAGCAACACCAGGTGATTATGAATTAGAATTAGTTGATCAAAAAGTAGTTGAACAAATTATTCGTCCAACTGGTTTATTAGATCCAACCGTTGAGGTCAAAGGGACGGTTGGTCAAATTGATGATATTATTGCACAAATTAAAAGTCGTCGTGAAAAAAATGAACGGGTGTTTATTACAACTTTAACAATTCGGATGTCAGAAGATTTAACAAGTTATTTACAAGAACAAAATGTTAAAGTTGCTTATTTACATAGTGAATTAAAAACATTAGAGCGAAGTCAAATTTTATTAGACTTACGGAAGGGTGTTTATGATTGTATCGTTGGGGTTAACTTGATTCGGGAAGGAATTGATATTCCAGAAGTATCACTAATTTGTATTTTAGATGCTGATAAACAAGGTTTCTTACGTAATGAACGTAGTTTAATTCAGACAATAGGACGAGCAGCACGGAATGCTAGTGGGCATGTTATTTTATATGCGGATAATGTTTCTGATGCAATGACAAAAGCAATGGCGGAAACAACACGTCGTCGTCAAATTCAAGAAGAGTATAATCGAAAATATCATATTACTCCAACAACAATTATTAAAAGTATTCGTGATTATACTAACATTAAACTCCATGATGATAAGTTACAAAAAATTAAAAATAAAAAATCAAAAGAATATAAAACAGCAAAAGAAGCATTACTATACGATTTACGAAAAGAAATGTATGAAGCAAGTAAAAAACTTGACTTTGAACGAGCAGCGGAATTACGCGATATTATCATTGAAATTGAAGCAGAATAA
- a CDS encoding ABC transporter codes for MKNDEYKINKKNNTDIKPKFSDILKNELRAFFVEKPFNKVIAIVGCFMTFIYGFFYIWAFFNPYQNLQRIPMAIVNQDANVCMIYKDDKNLPPSTDGTDSLLNAEGISFDYTVNNQTDCISQAKMVGKIGYYTSISDEAVTKLNFYNADTNRFTYDLKVGKVSGDYVRYSGEKVSELDSKYWVQIRIPQGFTQHLASLIVNMNKANYACFAGFDSNNVCKDGDPTHVLPATELNGIIIKELRWFVQNRITFWGTFRQNFASGMISNFYGNLTKALSAQILPQLMATTLFTMFSYYPPNSTNPNDRTIQEADINRFLFEFLDPSLVPPMVIAGLPVKLSDYIPVQKRAIALKNILDVAISGNYISSKIADEIYRFLTGIQPISLMPIVNDLFQINNPNPKPAFDIDFLTHQVNFNRKEMNYTEFSAASKSFTETGSNLINIFKMPYTLVGKQYSQYGIGLGEAFILIATFIGIFASTIIYNRRSRTPNTRFYQHYLCKMLILQVNMFIQVSILLLMLLPIGFWQLGSAFWLLYLFSLYVGFIFTFIVGGIWLSIPDEVSSRVLNMVVLMFNFACGWILFPAFMSNPFYNALSNIMPFTYAMHNMGNIIYGIASGAGQLWYYQADIIKNCLVLLAMAIVMVVITLVTLHIRFLRAHYGTRRMSVIYKAMTQVESTAEYAHKRSVLLILTKEQKKEIKAKVNEILFTNISEKYSYTKLSKRQIKKMERNSID; via the coding sequence ATGAAAAACGATGAGTACAAAATCAATAAAAAGAATAACACTGATATTAAACCAAAATTCAGTGATATTTTAAAAAACGAATTACGTGCTTTTTTTGTTGAAAAACCATTTAATAAAGTAATCGCAATTGTTGGTTGCTTTATGACTTTTATTTATGGGTTTTTCTATATTTGAGCCTTCTTTAATCCGTATCAAAATTTGCAAAGAATACCAATGGCAATTGTTAATCAAGATGCTAATGTTTGTATGATTTATAAAGATGATAAAAACTTGCCACCATCAACCGATGGAACTGATTCGTTATTAAATGCAGAAGGAATTTCCTTTGATTATACTGTTAATAATCAAACTGATTGTATTTCACAAGCAAAAATGGTTGGAAAAATAGGTTATTATACAAGTATTTCTGATGAAGCTGTAACAAAATTAAATTTCTATAATGCTGACACTAATCGTTTTACTTATGATTTAAAAGTTGGAAAAGTTTCAGGAGATTATGTTCGTTATTCAGGAGAAAAAGTTAGTGAACTAGATAGTAAATATTGAGTTCAAATCCGAATCCCACAAGGATTTACACAACATTTAGCTTCATTAATTGTTAACATGAATAAAGCAAATTATGCTTGTTTTGCTGGTTTCGATAGTAATAATGTTTGTAAAGATGGGGATCCAACTCATGTCTTACCAGCAACAGAATTAAATGGTATTATTATCAAGGAACTACGTTGATTTGTCCAAAACAGAATTACTTTTTGAGGAACATTTCGTCAGAATTTTGCGAGTGGGATGATTAGTAATTTTTATGGAAATTTAACAAAAGCGTTAAGTGCCCAAATTTTACCACAGTTAATGGCGACAACTTTGTTTACAATGTTTAGTTATTATCCCCCAAATTCAACAAATCCTAATGATCGAACAATTCAAGAAGCTGATATTAATCGCTTTCTATTTGAATTTCTTGATCCATCATTGGTTCCACCAATGGTAATTGCGGGGCTGCCCGTTAAATTAAGCGACTACATTCCAGTACAAAAAAGAGCGATTGCTTTAAAAAATATTTTAGATGTTGCAATTTCAGGAAACTATATTAGTTCAAAAATTGCTGATGAAATTTATCGGTTCTTAACGGGAATTCAACCAATTTCGTTAATGCCAATTGTTAATGACTTATTTCAAATTAACAATCCAAATCCTAAACCGGCATTTGACATTGATTTTCTAACACATCAAGTTAATTTTAACCGTAAAGAAATGAATTACACTGAATTTTCAGCAGCATCAAAAAGTTTTACTGAAACAGGTTCTAATTTAATAAATATTTTTAAAATGCCATATACTTTAGTTGGAAAACAATATAGTCAATATGGAATTGGATTGGGAGAAGCATTTATTTTAATTGCAACTTTCATTGGAATCTTTGCCTCAACGATTATTTATAATCGTCGGTCACGAACCCCTAATACTAGGTTTTATCAACATTATTTATGTAAAATGCTAATTTTACAAGTTAACATGTTTATTCAAGTTTCAATTTTACTATTAATGTTATTACCAATTGGATTTTGACAATTAGGATCAGCATTTTGATTACTATATTTATTCTCGCTTTATGTCGGGTTTATCTTTACCTTTATTGTTGGTGGAATATGGTTGTCAATTCCCGATGAAGTTTCTTCACGGGTATTAAATATGGTTGTTTTAATGTTTAATTTTGCTTGTGGATGAATTTTATTCCCAGCGTTTATGTCAAATCCATTCTACAATGCATTGTCAAATATTATGCCATTTACTTATGCAATGCATAATATGGGGAATATTATTTATGGAATCGCATCAGGAGCTGGCCAATTATGATATTATCAAGCAGATATTATTAAAAACTGTTTAGTCTTATTAGCAATGGCTATTGTTATGGTTGTTATAACATTAGTGACATTACATATTCGATTCTTACGTGCCCATTATGGAACACGCCGAATGAGTGTTATTTATAAAGCAATGACACAAGTTGAAAGCACGGCAGAATATGCTCATAAAAGAAGCGTGTTATTGATTTTAACAAAAGAGCAGAAAAAAGAAATTAAAGCAAAAGTTAATGAAATATTGTTTACAAATATTAGTGAAAAATACTCTTATACAAAATTAAGTAAAAGACAAATTAAAAAAATGGAACGGAATTCAATTGATTAA